From Ipomoea triloba cultivar NCNSP0323 chromosome 5, ASM357664v1, the proteins below share one genomic window:
- the LOC116021200 gene encoding protein SIEVE ELEMENT OCCLUSION B-like isoform X2, which yields MVELEHSSPMIVANYWMARFIVAYTRRCILGTDSQIQLTEQSKLSIKIKEIMTSSDSLLEVEEMGIQNILHSVVAYRKSVMVRHKPIAQIFRRFLEDKCFPAFQAGSDPIVISLDKRGRLVHYNALHMILTWRDQLYQETTMSHDLIPSLEDELRERTLGANRVIDDIDTQIHDFASEVRKNINNWVKDMKDKMKNSFRSYNYTSEMEQILWDKESWSLKLVVSNIFNGLDKRIDDEEYIFLCGGNNNKQVQEVILKIQEVCSKLQMNRRILYIGRSEKTLFDDEVRRMCDYKFYKYIIIKEFWTRLQSIVSSRIQYLFKMRRDERKDEIMHGVKKLLAYEGEGSTVGVWALLSKGNRIIACDMGDKMLGVLNEYEKWKDSAQINGFERAFKDCYDMLNSSSPTSYQHSHCSLNYPSNLDKIPDTQSCPQCNHHMHKFVTFSCCHTFIDH from the exons ATGGTTGAACTTGAACATTCATCTCCTATGATTGTGGCTAACTATTGGATGGCAAGATTTATTGTTGCTTATACCCGACGTTGTATTTTAGGCACCGA ttCTCAAATCCAACTAACTGAACAGTCCAAGTTATCCATCAAAATCAAAGAGATCATGACTTCTAGCGACTCACTACTAG AGGTTGAGGAGATGGGTATACAAAACATTCTTCATTCTGTCGTCGCTTATAGAAAGAGTGTAATGGTTCGTCATAAACCGATTGCACAAATTTTCAGAAGATTTCTTGAAGATAAATGTTTTCCCGCTTTTCAAGCCGGGAGTGATCCTATTGTCATTTCACTGGACAAACGAGGAAGATTGGTCCATTATAATGCATTGCACATGATACTGACATGGAGAGATCAACTATATCAAGAGACAACAATGAGCCATGATTTAATCCCTTCTTTAGAAGATGAGCTGAGGGAAAGGACTTTAGGTGCTAACCGTGTGATTgatgatattgacacacaaataCATGATTTTGCAAGTGAGGTTCGCAAGAACATTAACAATTGGGTGAAAGATATGAAGGACAAAATGAAAAATTCG TTCCGTTCTTACAATTACACAAGTGAAATGGAACAAATTCTATGGGATAAAGAATCGTGGAGCCTTAAACTTGTAGTATCCAACATCTTTAATGGACTTGACAAGCGG ATTGATGATGAAGAGTACATTTTCTTATGTGGAggcaataataataaacaagttCAAGAAGTTATACTAAAGATACAGGAAGTTTGTTCCAAACTCCAAATGAATCGGAGAATTCTATACATTGGAAGAAGTGAAAAAACATTATTTGATGATGAGGTGAGAAGGATGTGTGATTATAAATTCtataagtatattattattaaggaatTTTGGACACGACTTCAAAGCATTGTCTCATCTAGgattcaatatttatttaagaTGAGGCGTGACGAAAGGAAAGATGAAATTATGCATGGAGTAAAAAAATTGTTAGCTTACGAAGGTGAAGGTTCAACAGTTGGAGTATGGGCTTTGTTAAGCAAAGGAAACAGAATAATTGCATGTGATATGGGGGATAAAATGCTTGGAGTCCTGAATGAGTACGAGAAGTGGAAGGACAGTGCACAAATCAATGGTTTTGAGCGGGCATTTAAGGATTGTTATGATATGCTTAATTCTTCCTCTCCTACTTCATATCAACACTCGCATTGTTCTCTCAATTATCCTTCTAATTTGGACAAAATCCCAGACACTCAATCATGCCCCCAGTGTAATCACCATATGCATAAGTTTGTCACTTTCTCATGTTGTCATACTTTTATAGATCATTAG
- the LOC116021200 gene encoding uncharacterized protein LOC116021200 isoform X1 translates to MVELEHSSPMIVANYWMARFIVAYTRRCILGTDSQIQLTEQSKLSIKIKEIMTSSDSLLEAKRAEENYQALLHAFDNSLDILKVLKLIFDIKNDKEEVIRLPREVVRRSGGNWKKTSRRGSDLFRGEGVLLLISSAGHFPFYAYDVPRGVNMIWVPITEVEEMGIQNILHSVVAYRKSVMVRHKPIAQIFRRFLEDKCFPAFQAGSDPIVISLDKRGRLVHYNALHMILTWRDQLYQETTMSHDLIPSLEDELRERTLGANRVIDDIDTQIHDFASEVRKNINNWVKDMKDKMKNSFRSYNYTSEMEQILWDKESWSLKLVVSNIFNGLDKRIDDEEYIFLCGGNNNKQVQEVILKIQEVCSKLQMNRRILYIGRSEKTLFDDEVRRMCDYKFYKYIIIKEFWTRLQSIVSSRIQYLFKMRRDERKDEIMHGVKKLLAYEGEGSTVGVWALLSKGNRIIACDMGDKMLGVLNEYEKWKDSAQINGFERAFKDCYDMLNSSSPTSYQHSHCSLNYPSNLDKIPDTQSCPQCNHHMHKFVTFSCCHTFIDH, encoded by the exons ATGGTTGAACTTGAACATTCATCTCCTATGATTGTGGCTAACTATTGGATGGCAAGATTTATTGTTGCTTATACCCGACGTTGTATTTTAGGCACCGA ttCTCAAATCCAACTAACTGAACAGTCCAAGTTATCCATCAAAATCAAAGAGATCATGACTTCTAGCGACTCACTACTAG AGGCAAAAAGGGCAGAAGAAAATTATCAAGCATTGTTGCATGCTTTTGATAATTCTTTGGATATTTTGAAGGTtcttaaattaatatttgatataaaaaatgataaagaagaaGTAATTCGTCTTCCCCGCGAGGTGGTG AGACGTAGTGGAGGTAATTGGAAGAAAACTTCCCGACGTGGATCAGATCTGTTTCGAGGGGAGGGAGTGTTATTGTTAATATCATCTGCTGGACACTTCCCTTTTTATGCATATGATGTGCCTAGAGGAGTAAATATGATTTGGGTTCCTATTACAGAGGTTGAGGAGATGGGTATACAAAACATTCTTCATTCTGTCGTCGCTTATAGAAAGAGTGTAATGGTTCGTCATAAACCGATTGCACAAATTTTCAGAAGATTTCTTGAAGATAAATGTTTTCCCGCTTTTCAAGCCGGGAGTGATCCTATTGTCATTTCACTGGACAAACGAGGAAGATTGGTCCATTATAATGCATTGCACATGATACTGACATGGAGAGATCAACTATATCAAGAGACAACAATGAGCCATGATTTAATCCCTTCTTTAGAAGATGAGCTGAGGGAAAGGACTTTAGGTGCTAACCGTGTGATTgatgatattgacacacaaataCATGATTTTGCAAGTGAGGTTCGCAAGAACATTAACAATTGGGTGAAAGATATGAAGGACAAAATGAAAAATTCG TTCCGTTCTTACAATTACACAAGTGAAATGGAACAAATTCTATGGGATAAAGAATCGTGGAGCCTTAAACTTGTAGTATCCAACATCTTTAATGGACTTGACAAGCGG ATTGATGATGAAGAGTACATTTTCTTATGTGGAggcaataataataaacaagttCAAGAAGTTATACTAAAGATACAGGAAGTTTGTTCCAAACTCCAAATGAATCGGAGAATTCTATACATTGGAAGAAGTGAAAAAACATTATTTGATGATGAGGTGAGAAGGATGTGTGATTATAAATTCtataagtatattattattaaggaatTTTGGACACGACTTCAAAGCATTGTCTCATCTAGgattcaatatttatttaagaTGAGGCGTGACGAAAGGAAAGATGAAATTATGCATGGAGTAAAAAAATTGTTAGCTTACGAAGGTGAAGGTTCAACAGTTGGAGTATGGGCTTTGTTAAGCAAAGGAAACAGAATAATTGCATGTGATATGGGGGATAAAATGCTTGGAGTCCTGAATGAGTACGAGAAGTGGAAGGACAGTGCACAAATCAATGGTTTTGAGCGGGCATTTAAGGATTGTTATGATATGCTTAATTCTTCCTCTCCTACTTCATATCAACACTCGCATTGTTCTCTCAATTATCCTTCTAATTTGGACAAAATCCCAGACACTCAATCATGCCCCCAGTGTAATCACCATATGCATAAGTTTGTCACTTTCTCATGTTGTCATACTTTTATAGATCATTAG
- the LOC116020914 gene encoding protein SIEVE ELEMENT OCCLUSION B-like, with the protein MSNQVLSLSTPMVSQNHAIETEEAIIVEHVKATHDPKGEMDVDASSILNFVDDIFNSESDTIPQEAMQDKLMLKEYIQNEIPSHVLQLSLKVVCSCLNNVDSHSIAICILSALSVYPWHTKVVMMLASFAIIYGKFKVVSNSRQQRGLTYNLALSKQMSSSNPINLEDNSIKFALDLVKLMVELEHYSSSMIVANYWMARFVVSYTRLCILGPESQIQLTEQSKLSTKIKEIMTSSHSLLEAKRAEENYQALLHAFDNSLDILEVLKLIFDIKSGEDEVILHLRPVVTLDREQSYGDDVIKRISPSRLDMFRGEGVLLLISSGEHFPFYAYYMPTGVRMIWVPITKVEKMDIQKIHRSIDSSQNSAMVCHKPVTQVFRRFLKDKCFPAFQAGNDPIVISLDKRGRLVHYNALHMILTWGNQQCEETTMSHNLIPSLENELRERTLGADRVIDDIVTRIHDFASEVRNNIDNWVKDIRDKMKSSFRSYNYTSEREQALWNKESWSLVLVASFAILIILGIMGIGDEGYILLCGGNDNKQVLEFTLKIQEVCSKTQMNIGIAYIGRSEKVKVEMERLCEQCGFEFFSVGIKEFWRRLESMASSRIQYLITTGLEEGNDEIMQGLKKLLAYEAEGSTGAGVWALLSKGNKIIACDMGDKILGVMNEYEK; encoded by the exons ATGTCAAACCAAGTTCTATCTCTATCAACACCAATGGTTTCACAAAACCATGCCATTGAAACTGAGGAGGCGATTATTGTGGAACACGTTAAAGCTACACATGATCCCAAAGGTGAAATGGATGTCGATGCAAGTTCTATTCTCAATTTTGTTGATGACATTTTCAACTCCGAATCCGATACG ATTCCTCAAGAAGCAATGCAAGACAAGTTAATGCTAAAAGAATACATCCAGAATGAGATTCCATCTCATGTATTACAACTCTCCTTAAAG gTGGTGTGTAGTTGTTTAAATAATGTTGATAGTCACTCAATAGCAATTTGTATACTAAGTGCACTATCAGTGTATCCATGGCACACTAAAGTAGTAATGATGCTCGCTTCATTTGCGATCATCTATGGAAAGTTTAAAGTTGTCTCAAATTCACGCCAACAAAGAGGATTGACATACAACTTGGCTCTTTCAAAGCAAATGTCTTCCTCTAACCCTATCAATTTAGAGGATAACTCAATAAAGTTTGCCTTAGATCTCGTCAAGCTTATGGTTGAGCTTGAACATTATTCATCTTCTATGATTGTGGCTAACTATTGGATGGCAAGATTTGTTGTTTCTTATACCCGACTTTGTATTTTGGGCCCCGA gTCTCAAATTCAACTAACTGAACAGTCCAAGTTATCCACCAAAATCAAAGAGATCATGACTTCTAGCCACTCACTACTAG AGGCGAAAAGGGCAGAAGAAAATTATCAAGCATTGTTGCATGCTTTTGATAATTCTTTGGATATTTTGGAGGTtcttaaattaatatttgatataaaaaGTGGTGAAGACGAAGTAATTCTTCATCTCCGCCCTGTGGTG ACACTTGATCGTGAACAATCATATGGTGATGATGTAATAAAGAGAATTTCTCCATCTCGATTAGATATGTTCCGAGGGGAGGGAGTGCTATTGCTAATATCATCTGGTGAACACTTCCCCTTTTATGCATATTATATGCCTACAGGAGTAAGGATGATTTGGGTTCCTATTACAAAGGTTGAGAAGATGGATATACAAAAAATTCATCGTTCTATCGACTCTTCTCAAAATAGTGCAATGGTTTGTCATAAACCGGTTACACAAGTATTCAGAAGATTTCTTAAAGATAAATGCTTTCCCGCTTTTCAAGCGGGGAATGATCCTATTGTCATTTCACTGGACAAACGAGGAAGATTGGTCCATTATAATGCATTGCACATGATACTGACATGGGGAAATCAACAATGTGAAGAGACAACAATGAGCCATAATTTAATCCCTTCTTTAGAAAATGAGTTGAGGGAAAGGACTTTAGGTGCTGACCGTGTGATTGATGATATTGTCACACGAATACATGATTTTGCAAGTGAGGTTCGCAATAACATCGACAATTGGGTGAAGGATATTAGAGACAAAATGAAAAGTTCG TTCCGTTCCTATAATTACACAAGTGAGAGAGAGCAAGCTCTATGGAATAAAGAATCTTGGAGCCTTGTACTTGTGGCATCGTTTGCCATCTTGATTATTCTTGGCATAATGGGG ATTGGTGATGAAGGGTACATTTTGTTATGTGGAGGCAATGACAATAAACAAGTACTAGAATTTACACTAAAGATACAGGAAGTTTGTTCCAAAACTCAAATGAATATAGGAATTGCCTACATTGGAAGAAGTGAGAAGGTGAAGGTAGAAATGGAAAGGCTGTGTGAGCAGTgtggttttgaatttttttctgtAGGTATTAAGGAGTTTTGGAGACGACTTGAAAGCATGGCCTCGTCTAGgattcaatatttaattacgACGGGGCTTGAGGAAGGGAATGATGAAATTATGCAAGGACTCAAAAAATTGTTAGCTTACGAAGCTGAAGGTTCAACTGGTGCTGGAGTATGGGCTTTGTTAAGCAAAGGAAACAAAATAATTGCATGTGATATGGGAGATAAAATACTTGGAGTCATGAATGAGTACGAGAAATAG